The stretch of DNA tacaggcagcataacaTTCACCACGacgtctccagactctttcacgACTGccacatgtgctcagtgtgaacctgctctcatctgtgaagagaacaggacGCCAATGGTGGACCTGCCAGTTCTGGTTGTCTCTCGTGAATGCCAATCGAGCTGCacagtgctgggctgtgagcacaggtcccactagaggacgtcgggccctcatgccaccctcatggagtctgacagtttggtcagaaacatgcacaccagtagcctgctggaggtcattttgtagtgCTCTGGCaatgctcctcctgttccttctcgcGCAATGGTGCAGATactggtcctgctgctgggttgatgccATTCTATGGCCCTGcccagctctccttgtgtaacaGCCGGTTGCCATACTAGAaggactacctgtgcaacctgattgggctgcaggtactgcctcatgctaccagtagtgacaaggacactagcagaacccaaaactagagaagaatcagtcaggaaggataaggagagagcaattatctgtggccaccacataaaaaaccattacctttttgggggttgtcttgctcttgtatctccattgcacctgttgtcactttaatttgcaccaaagcaggtgaaattgattcacaatcactcgtgcttcctaaatggacagattgataactgacttggtgttacacaGTGATGactaagtgttcccttaattgttttgagcagtgtatatttatttttttgtctcctttttttcttctggccGGGCAGCGGAATCTCAAACTGCAAGGCCCTGGATCTAGTCCTTGTCCATCAGCGATGTATATTGAATGAAGTTGTGCaacatgtatttgttttgtgaccttcaCCTACTTTTCCAAGATGGCCAGCCAACCAgactaaaacacatttttgctgaAAACTCGAGAACTATATATCAGATTGGGACAAACAAATTATCAACTTGAAGCTTGACTTGGGCCATATATTTCTTAAATGACAGCTATATAAGTCAGAGGTAAAGTTCAAAGTCATATGTCCAATTGAAAGAGAGGTGCGACAAAAATGTACACTTTTttgggataaaaataaaatagcctaTATATATTCATCGTTTGCACTAAAGCTATGCCGTAGCGCAAGTAGGTGAAATGCATACAGCACAGTTATTCAATCTGGCCATGAACTTACTTTCAAGATGGATTTGAACTTCACAGCCTAGCATAATTTAGCCATTTCAGTGTCCCAACATATCTACATATTTACAAGGCATAGTTTTCCTATGGTGAGTTTTCGTAATACTAAAAATAtactacaatttaaaaaaatacatgaattgcTGAACTAGATTTTAGATATTATATGTGTGTAAACATTAGCCAACAATAGCAAATTGCTCCTTGGAAAGCAAATGTGAAAGAACCTAATCTGAAGGTAACGTAAGAGAATCAGATTTTTGTATTTGCTGTAGGAACTTTTGCGAGTGTAACGATCACATATCCACCCATAATTGAATATTGGGGATTACAAACCATGCTCTCAAgcaaaattaaaacaatcaacCCAATACAACATCTAGTAATTGAATAAGGTGAGAatgaacatatttaaaatgattcacacaatacacacccgATATgagttaaatgtatttattacatgATTAGTGTTACAACAGGAATTGAACAACATTTACAAAGAGGCACTAATGTAGAAAGCAGTAACACATATAGTTCATAAAGATGTGTACATAACATGAAGCCCTTTTGCATGTGCACATTGACAATGTACAGTgcaatgaaaaagtatttgctcccTTCCTCATTTCCTCCATTACTGCTTGACACACAATATAAAGTTCAGATCTCAAGACAAAAATGTGCAATAGACAAAAGGATACGGAGTAAACGCAAAACATggtgacatttttttaattaccattcatttatttactgaaaaaCGTTATGGGGCATTCCTTCAAAAATCAATCACTTTTGGACCTCACCCTTTTAGATTTGAACGATGTTTCAATGCATGTTGACCTATATGAGTGTTCGAATGTGGTTCGGTCCTGAACCAAACATTCAAGAGACAGAAACCCAAAGCTGACCCATATTGGACATATATGCTATGGTTCTCTTATTATCAGAACACTTCCAAAAAagctccaaaataaataaatatgctaaTTCATTGCCGTAAACCTTAATTTGGAAATGCATGAACTCACATTCTTTAACATGTTATAGGATAGACACTTATTTACATCTGAAGTCAGAAAACCAAAATGATGAAATAGGCAATATTATTGAGGTATAATGTTAATGCAAACTTTGCCGTcggctctgcctctcatcactccctgttgtaaAGCCTGATGAAACAAGGAGTGGCTACAAACCCCCCCTCATGGGGATCTTGAGAAGCAGAGCCCACTGGTGGAtgcgggggtggtggtgggagcgCAACAATTTTGACGGCATGAATTAGGAAGACCAGGATAATTCCAGCAAAAGCAGCAAGTGAACGTGGCAATAGCATGAAATATGGGCAAAGGCAGCATTCCAGAGAaagcagtgcagcagaaagagccaggcagtgcaATGGCTTTAgagtgcagaatgaaccaggcagcagggcagctttgtATGACTGCATCAGGGCAGATGCAGCAGCAGCTCGCTGGCAGCAGAGCATGACAGTCCCCTCAGTCCGAAGACAGGTAggcgggcgacatggctcaggcagtaagagcagtcgtctggtagtcggagggttaccggttcgatcccccacccgggctgtgtcgaagtgtcccggagcaagacacctaacccccaaatgctcctgacgagcaggtcggcgccttgcatggcagccaattgccgttggtgtgtgagtgtgtgtatgaatgggtgaatgagaagcattaattgtacagcgctttggataaaggcgttatataaatcccaaccatttaccatttatgcaggttagggactacagatgaaaatggcacatttacattgatgtggaaacagaaaatgttgattaatatACACTGTCCgtgatgaataaaatgtataaaaaaataaagacatggCAAATCATCAGTTTTCGTAAACGaataccatcccattttttaaacgggTAATCGTGTAACCGATAGTGCTTATAACCGCTAgggttcattttttttctttttttaactgtactgacaaatttaattgcattttcaaaattttaaagttaaatgtcaacattgtaagtcagacaatagcctaattgccaaattaaagatttacatttacattgacatggtGCAGTATAACCTAGTTACACCAGTCTGTCGGCTAGTTAAATCCCAGTGGTTTCGTCCAGGCATGCATCACGTgtcatttcaggctgctaaggggactacCCCACTTTagatacaatccttaatcactccctcctccccagcaagaccactccagtctgcacCTGGTggttgagctgcacgttcacgcctgttttccgttccggttcctcagtggtggaatgacttgcctaccactgtcaggacagcagaatccctccccctatttcgatgcaggctaaaaacacaccttttcaaattgtaccttagtcctcccttctcttccctatggcttatggcttccctatggcttctgcctgacagaTTTGCATGAAATTGTAAATATGATGCTGTTAAGAATTTACAGACGGGGTTGTGCACTCCATTGGGAgaaatatttgcctgatataatatgaATACTGAGTCTACTTTACcataggcgactggtctaatgattttatatatatgccaatacaggtctctacaatttgatatatttttatgaaacagtaatctttgccaatgcattttatatggcacGGGACAATCTTGGTTGTGAGATTAACTTtttcgctgaaagcagggaatcttcgctttcaatatccaatggataaaTAGCCCAATTgctttacttattttcatctagGTACTGCACAGTGGAAAGTTATGTTCAGTTTCCTGGTAGTTTTAATTTGCATGTCAGCAAATAAACACAGATGAGAAAATGCCATACAATAAGACATAAGTGGAACCAACAGCTACATATTTAAAACACATAgcaattatttgataactataggagtgcagcattcaattccctgcggTGTTGCAATCTTAACCCCCAGAAATGGCCACAGATTGATTGCTACTATGGCAATATTGCTCAAACCACAATAATACGGCTGGTAGTGATGgcgcatttattttaaattgagcttaacatttcagcttcagaaaaaaatattggttaGCAATTTCTTATAAACATTTATTCATCTGGTTGAATTGTCAGGAGTATAAATATCTTGCATTAAAGACCTGCATGAATCATCTTGTGGCGATTTAAATTAGATATTCTGGAATAGCACTTCCCACACAAAGAACATTTGTaaggcttctcacctgtatgagttctctggtggatatttaaatatgcttttgtggaaaagtactttccacaaagaatacaattgtagggcttctcacctgaATGAATTTTCTTGTGGTAATTTAAATTAGATTGTGTGGAAAAGTACTTTCCACAAAGAATACAATtgtagggcttctcacctgtatgagttctctggtggatatttaaataaccttTTGTGGAAAAGTACTTTCCACAAAGAATACAACTGTAGGGCTTCACATCTGTATGAGTActctggtggatatttaaatgACTTTTTCTGGAAAAGTACTTGCCACACAGAGTACAACtgtagggcttctcacctgtatgagttctCTGGTGGtaatttaaattactttttgtggaaaagcactttccacacagaGAACAACtgtagggcttctcacctgtatgagttctCTGGTGGACATGTAAATAACCTTTTGTGGAAAAGTACTTTCCACAAAGAATACAATtgtagggcttctcacctgtatgagtacTCTGGTGGACATTTAAATTTCTTTTTGTAGAAAaggacttcccacactgagaacaTTTGTGGGTTTTTTCATCTGTATGAATTATCAAATGCCTATTTAAAGCAGATTTGAAATTATAACACTTCGCACACCATGTAcatttgtatggcttttcaTCAGTATTAATTTGACGTTTACTTTTGTTAATTGCCTCCTTTTGACAGGATTTCAAAAGGCTTGGGATTTTACTTGAATAGGTTATCATGGGTTCAGTTCTGTCATTCGTTCCCTGGCAATTAATACGCTTGTTTCTGCCATTTCTACTTTTCCGCATAATTCTGGTCTGACTATTCTCACCGTTTATGTGACAGTGGTGATTTAAATCTCCACATTGGGTCAGTGGATCGTGCATTTCCTCCTTTTTACAGTTTTGGTTTGGTTCTCCTGCACATTGCGATAGTTCAGTCTGGTCTTTGTGATCAACTGCAGCTCCATTCATCATAGTATTCATGAGATCACTCACTAAACTTTCACTGGATTCACAGGTCAATTCATCAGATTTCAAATTAACACATTTAATATTCTCCAAGTCACTGATGTGTTCTGCCTTAAGGTATCCTCCATCATCAGTCTCGGTTTTTatttggtcaggatgcagatgggTTACATATCCCAGCTCTGCACTGTCTAGTGTCTCTTTCTTAATAAGGTCCCCAGGGTGGGTGAAGCCTAGATCAGTTTCTGTTTTaatcagtgatgtgtgtgtatggtgtacatcactgaccccgctgtgtaatgtaacacacactggCTCCAGAGTGTTGAGTCCTGCTGCAGCACACGTCTCTGACTCTGCCATGTGGACCAGTCCACCgagttcctcttctttcagtctgatcctgtgctgctcagtgagctctggtagtgttgtctcagtgtcctgtctcagaaTGACTCCTGTCtgcatcatactgctgctcacaggtgtGCAGATGTTCAGCTCCTGGAGAGAAACAGGGGAATGGTTTTAACCTTAATCACATGGGTCCTACTGCAACAGCTGACACATtattttcactctgcagtcctgcAGATACCTGACTGACCACAGGGTGCGCTCTGGCATTTTGAGGTAGTGGTAACCCTAACTCAAAATGCCAGAGCGCACCCTGTGGtcaatttaaaaatacagttttagCTTCAACTGTGAACACTGAAAGAAAGCCATTTCTGAAGGGCCTCAGAACAGGAAGAATGGGCTGGCCATGGCAAAAGGGCAGAACACTGGTCTCCATGACATTCATGGTGGAATCAGTGTGCACCAGCAGCATCTTCAGAAACCCTGTGGACATTCTCTGTGGATTTTGAGGCTGCTGTACATGGGTTATTCCCTGCAAAATCAACCAGACGTGTGGGAGTTGACCGCTCCAATTTTGCTctaactttgtgtaaatgttctttatacaCTCCCCAAGCACTATATTACATATTGATTACACTTTATTTTCAGACTTCttctgcagtagcctatccacttatgatgcgttgtgtgttcagagctgctcttAGGCATACCGCGTGAATCATCTTGTGGCAATTTAAATGAGATTTTCTGGAAGAGCAGTTCCCACAATGAGAAcatttgtatggcttttcacctgtgAATTTTCTGGTGtgttaaattagattttttagAACAACTTAGGACATATCACCTTTTTTATCAGACcatccaatttttaggtgagcaaaagtattggaacatgtgtcccagatgtgtcctgttagattgattggttacaAAGTAAATAGTTCTGCAGTATGAAGACTCCACacgaagaccagagagctgtctttaggagaaaagcaagccattttgaagcttagaaaagggGGAAATCAATCgcagccattgcacaagcattggggatagcttgtacaacaacttggaatgtgctgaaaaagaaagacgctgctggtgtactgagcaacagacatgaaacaggtcgaccaaggaaaacaacagcagttgatgacaaaaactttgtgagagctgtgaagaaaaaccccaaaacatcagtcagtgacatcaaaaacaatctccacagggcaggggtgaggttctcaatcaactgttcgaagaagacttagagagcagcaatatagaagcTATACCACAAGAATCAGAAGTCGAGAttagaatttgcaaagaagtacagcaatgtaactcatgatggtagcagcaggatgaattcagaaatctacaagaatggtaaatggcaggcatttatatagcgcctttatccaaagcgctgtacaattgatgcttctccattcacccattcatacacacactcacacaccgacggcgattggctgccatgcaaggccccgaccagcttgtcaggagcattttggggttaggtgtcttgctcagggacacttcgacacagcccgggcgggggatcgaaccggcaaccctccgactgccagacgactgctcttactgcctgagccatgtcgccatgtctgtctgccaacttatggagaaacgcatccaaactaattgggagaaagacaatgacccaaagcatactgccaacacaacaaaggacttcaatTAGGTGAAAAAactggaaggttttagactggcccaGTCAATCCCCAGACCTTGAGAAAATTGAGCatacatttcacctcctgaagaggagattgaagggaaaaacacCCCAAAACAAAGAACATCTCAAAGCCTGGACAAGCATCAcaaaaagaatgcaacagtttggtgatgtaaatgggttgcaggctttgTAAGCAAGGGATatactaccaaatattaagtgtgattaactttcattta from Conger conger chromosome 14, fConCon1.1, whole genome shotgun sequence encodes:
- the LOC133109795 gene encoding oocyte zinc finger protein XlCOF22-like is translated as MMQTGVILRQDTETTLPELTEQHRIRLKEEELGGLVHMAESETCAAAGLNTLEPVCVTLHSGVSDVHHTHTSLIKTETDLGFTHPGDLIKKETLDSAELGYVTHLHPDQIKTETDDGGYLKAEHISDLENIKCVNLKSDELTCESSESLVSDLMNTMMNGAAVDHKDQTELSQCAGEPNQNCKKEEMHDPLTQCGDLNHHCHINGENSQTRIMRKSRNGRNKRINCQGTNDRTEPMITYSSKIPSLLKSCQKEAINKSKRQINTDEKPYKCTWCAKCYNFKSALNRHLIIHTDEKTHKCSQCGKSFSTKRNLNVHQSTHTGEKPYNCILCGKYFSTKGYLHVHQRTHTGEKPYSCSLCGKCFSTKSNLNYHQRTHTGEKPYSCTLCGKYFSRKSHLNIHQSTHTDVKPYSCILCGKYFSTKGYLNIHQRTHTGEKPYNCILCGKYFSTQSNLNYHKKIHSGEKPYNCILCGKYFSTKAYLNIHQRTHTGEKPYKCSLCGKCYSRISNLNRHKMIHAGL